The proteins below come from a single Ruegeria sp. THAF33 genomic window:
- a CDS encoding acyl carrier protein: MSDVADRVKKIVVEHLGVEEDKVAENASFIDDLGADSLDTVELVMAFEEEFGIEIPDDAAETIQTFGDAVKFISEAS, translated from the coding sequence ATGAGCGACGTCGCAGATCGCGTTAAGAAGATCGTTGTTGAGCACCTGGGTGTTGAAGAAGATAAAGTCGCGGAAAACGCGTCCTTCATCGATGATCTGGGCGCAGACAGCCTGGACACCGTTGAACTGGTCATGGCCTTCGAAGAAGAGTTCGGCATCGAAATCCCCGATGACGCAGCCGAGACCATCCAGACCTTCGGCGACGCGGTCAAATTCATCAGCGAAGCGTCCTAA
- the fabG gene encoding 3-oxoacyl-[acyl-carrier-protein] reductase, producing the protein MFDLTGKNALITGASGGIGGDIARALHGAGAAVGLSGTRVEPLQALADELGERAHVLPCNLSDPEAVEALPKQAAEAMGSVDILVNNAGITRDNLFMRMSDEEWQSVIDVNMTSTMKLCKGVIRGMMKSRWGRIVNVSSVVAAIGNPGQANYAASKAGMIGFSKALAHEVATRGITVNAVAPGFITTAMTEKLTEEQKKGLLLKVPAGRMGEPEEIAAAVLYLASPEAGYVTGSTLHVNGGMAML; encoded by the coding sequence ATGTTTGATTTGACAGGTAAGAATGCGCTGATCACCGGTGCTTCGGGCGGTATCGGAGGCGACATTGCACGTGCGTTGCACGGTGCTGGCGCAGCGGTCGGATTGTCCGGTACACGAGTCGAGCCATTGCAGGCTCTGGCAGACGAACTGGGCGAACGCGCGCATGTGTTGCCTTGCAATCTGAGCGATCCGGAAGCCGTAGAAGCGTTGCCAAAGCAAGCGGCCGAGGCGATGGGATCGGTGGATATCCTGGTGAACAATGCGGGTATCACGCGCGACAACCTGTTCATGCGCATGTCCGATGAGGAATGGCAGAGCGTTATTGACGTGAACATGACCTCGACGATGAAACTGTGCAAAGGTGTGATCCGCGGCATGATGAAGTCACGGTGGGGCCGGATCGTGAATGTCTCGTCCGTGGTGGCCGCAATTGGCAACCCGGGGCAGGCCAACTATGCTGCGTCAAAAGCCGGGATGATAGGGTTTTCCAAGGCTTTGGCTCACGAAGTGGCAACGCGCGGAATTACCGTGAATGCCGTGGCACCGGGTTTTATCACGACTGCAATGACCGAGAAGCTGACCGAGGAGCAGAAAAAGGGTCTGTTGCTCAAGGTTCCGGCGGGCCGCATGGGTGAACCCGAAGAAATTGCAGCGGCTGTTCTGTATCTTGCCAGCCCCGAAGCGGGTTATGTTACCGGAAGCACCTTGCATGTGAACGGTGGTATGGCCATGTTGTGA
- the fabD gene encoding ACP S-malonyltransferase, with translation MTLAFVFPGQGAQTIGMGKALADAYPAAQAVFDEVDEALGEKLSSMIWEGDIADLTLTQNAQPALMATSMAAMRALEAEGVSVGQATFVAGHSLGEYSALAAAGALSVADTARLLRTRGLAMQSAVPVGEGAMAAILGLDLEAVRAVAEEAAQGQVCQAANDNDPTQVVVSGSKAAVERAAEIAKEKGAKRAVMLPVSAPFHCALMQPAADVMAEALAAVEIKAPSVPLVANVRAEAVSDPDLIRQLLVEQVTGSVRWRESVQFMAAQGVTETWEIGAGKALSGMIRKIDRAIAGKAVGTPEDVQKAIQAES, from the coding sequence ATGACACTCGCGTTCGTTTTTCCGGGGCAGGGCGCCCAGACCATCGGTATGGGCAAAGCACTGGCCGATGCCTATCCGGCGGCGCAGGCCGTCTTCGATGAGGTGGACGAGGCACTGGGAGAGAAGCTGAGCAGCATGATCTGGGAAGGCGACATCGCCGACTTGACGCTGACTCAGAACGCCCAGCCTGCTCTTATGGCGACATCCATGGCGGCAATGCGTGCGCTGGAAGCCGAAGGCGTTTCGGTTGGTCAGGCGACTTTCGTGGCGGGTCATTCCTTGGGTGAATACTCGGCCCTTGCGGCTGCGGGGGCTTTGTCGGTTGCGGATACCGCGCGCTTGCTGCGCACCCGCGGTCTGGCAATGCAAAGTGCCGTACCGGTGGGAGAGGGCGCAATGGCGGCCATTCTTGGATTGGATCTGGAGGCGGTGCGCGCCGTTGCAGAAGAAGCCGCGCAGGGGCAGGTCTGTCAGGCTGCCAATGACAATGATCCAACCCAGGTCGTTGTGTCCGGTTCCAAGGCCGCTGTCGAGCGTGCCGCCGAGATTGCCAAGGAAAAAGGCGCAAAACGTGCTGTTATGTTGCCTGTAAGTGCTCCATTTCACTGTGCGCTGATGCAGCCTGCGGCAGATGTCATGGCGGAAGCGCTTGCTGCCGTCGAGATAAAGGCGCCTTCCGTGCCTTTGGTGGCCAATGTGCGCGCCGAAGCCGTCAGTGATCCGGATCTGATACGTCAGTTGCTGGTGGAACAGGTGACGGGGTCGGTTCGCTGGCGTGAAAGCGTTCAGTTCATGGCCGCGCAGGGCGTGACTGAAACGTGGGAAATCGGTGCTGGCAAAGCGTTGTCTGGCATGATCCGCAAGATCGATCGTGCCATTGCAGGCAAGGCTGTGGGCACACCGGAAGATGTTCAAAAGGCCATTCAGGCCGAATCGTAA
- a CDS encoding cytochrome b/b6 domain-containing protein, with translation MASTNSFSSYGSVAKTFHWLTALLIFTALPLGWIADNLAHAVLHASTAPSEAEIARAARLFSLHKTVGVTVFFVALARIMWAFTQTKPGLLNADNKPEAFAAETVHWLLYGSLVLVPLTGWVHHAATEGFAPILWPFGQNLPFVPKSTIVAEVTGVLHWLFMWTLVGALVLHVAGALKHHIIDKDSTLRRMLPGGSDAPEPPHQHHSLVPAVAAVAVWALVLTGGWVSGEFAREADDDDADVQLAEVQSDWQVQNGTLSITISQLGSPVTGSFSDWTAAIAFDDPAEPGPAGSVEVTIAIGSLSLGTVTEQAMGADFFNNAQFPTAQFTADLFKTESGYEARGPLTIRDKTIDIILPFSLELEDDTATMTGSVDLNRLDFGIGASQPTEDSLGFTVTVAVELAASRSQ, from the coding sequence ATGGCCTCGACCAATTCCTTCTCAAGCTACGGAAGTGTCGCAAAGACGTTTCACTGGCTCACCGCGTTGCTGATCTTCACGGCCCTGCCGCTCGGCTGGATCGCGGACAATCTGGCCCACGCCGTGTTACATGCCTCCACAGCCCCAAGCGAGGCCGAAATCGCACGCGCGGCGCGCCTGTTCTCATTGCACAAAACCGTAGGCGTCACCGTGTTCTTCGTTGCTTTGGCTCGGATAATGTGGGCCTTCACGCAAACCAAGCCCGGCCTGCTGAATGCCGACAACAAGCCCGAGGCTTTTGCCGCCGAAACTGTCCACTGGCTTCTTTATGGGTCACTGGTGCTTGTGCCACTGACCGGTTGGGTGCACCACGCCGCAACCGAAGGGTTTGCTCCAATCCTCTGGCCCTTCGGCCAAAACCTGCCTTTTGTACCGAAATCAACCATTGTGGCCGAGGTGACAGGCGTTCTGCATTGGCTGTTCATGTGGACGCTTGTCGGCGCGCTGGTCCTGCACGTTGCCGGAGCGTTGAAGCATCACATCATAGACAAAGACAGCACGTTGCGCAGGATGTTGCCGGGTGGGTCAGATGCACCGGAGCCTCCACACCAGCATCATTCCCTTGTGCCCGCAGTCGCCGCGGTGGCCGTTTGGGCGCTTGTCCTCACCGGTGGCTGGGTCTCTGGCGAATTTGCGCGTGAGGCCGACGATGATGACGCCGACGTCCAACTGGCCGAGGTGCAATCAGACTGGCAGGTTCAGAACGGCACCCTGTCCATCACGATTTCCCAATTGGGCAGCCCGGTCACCGGCTCGTTTTCCGACTGGACAGCCGCAATTGCTTTTGACGACCCGGCCGAGCCTGGCCCGGCCGGGTCCGTCGAGGTCACGATCGCAATAGGTTCTCTCAGCCTCGGAACCGTAACCGAACAGGCCATGGGTGCGGATTTCTTCAACAACGCCCAGTTTCCGACGGCCCAGTTCACGGCTGACCTTTTCAAAACCGAAAGCGGATATGAGGCACGCGGACCACTGACAATCCGCGACAAGACGATCGATATTATACTCCCGTTTTCACTGGAGCTTGAGGACGACACCGCGACCATGACAGGCTCGGTTGATCTAAACAGGCTGGATTTCGGCATCGGCGCATCGCAGCCCACCGAAGATTCGCTCGGCTTCACCGTCACCGTCGCTGTGGAACTCGCCGCGTCCCGCAGTCAGTGA
- a CDS encoding YceI family protein: MKSTLLAAALAVSATTAFASAEKYVLDPSHSQVVFSYDHLGFSTTTGMFSGFEGEIMFDQENPAASSVSVSMPVLEMFTGWKPREDHFMTEDFFGATEGDLITFTSTGIEVTGENTAKITGDLTMNGVTKSVVLDAKLNKVDTHPMANKPWAGFDATTTLVRSEFDLGQFAPFVSDEVQVQISVEAQKAE; the protein is encoded by the coding sequence ATGAAATCCACCCTTCTTGCTGCTGCACTGGCCGTATCGGCGACCACGGCATTCGCCAGCGCCGAGAAATACGTGCTGGACCCGAGCCACAGCCAGGTTGTCTTCAGCTATGACCACCTGGGCTTTTCAACCACAACCGGCATGTTCTCGGGCTTTGAGGGCGAGATCATGTTTGATCAGGAAAATCCCGCCGCTTCCAGCGTGAGCGTGTCGATGCCGGTATTGGAAATGTTCACCGGCTGGAAGCCGCGTGAAGATCACTTCATGACCGAGGATTTCTTTGGTGCGACCGAGGGCGACCTGATCACCTTTACCTCGACGGGTATCGAAGTGACCGGTGAAAACACTGCCAAGATCACCGGCGACCTCACCATGAACGGCGTGACCAAATCCGTTGTTCTGGATGCCAAACTGAACAAGGTTGATACCCATCCAATGGCGAACAAGCCATGGGCCGGTTTCGACGCCACCACGACCCTTGTCCGCAGTGAATTTGATCTGGGCCAGTTCGCACCGTTTGTCAGTGACGAAGTGCAGGTGCAGATCTCGGTCGAAGCGCAAAAAGCCGAATAA
- the rpsF gene encoding 30S ribosomal protein S6 — translation MPLYEHVMIARQDLSNAQAESLVEHFGTVLADNGGKLVDSEYWGVKTMAYKINKNRKGHYAFLKTDAPSGAVQEMERLMRLHDDVMRVLTIKVDGHEDGPSVQMQKRDERGDRRERR, via the coding sequence ATGCCACTGTATGAGCATGTAATGATCGCGCGTCAGGATCTGTCCAACGCGCAGGCGGAAAGCCTCGTCGAACATTTCGGCACCGTTCTGGCTGACAACGGCGGCAAGCTTGTCGACAGCGAGTACTGGGGCGTCAAGACGATGGCCTACAAGATCAACAAGAACCGCAAAGGCCACTACGCCTTCCTGAAAACCGACGCGCCCTCGGGTGCGGTTCAGGAAATGGAACGCCTGATGCGCCTGCATGATGACGTCATGCGCGTTCTGACCATCAAGGTTGACGGTCACGAAGACGGCCCGTCGGTTCAGATGCAGAAGCGTGACGAACGTGGCGACCGCCGCGAGCGTCGTTGA
- the rpsR gene encoding 30S ribosomal protein S18, which yields MAAKPFFRRRKVCPFSGENAPKIDYKDTRLLQRYISERGKIVPSRITAVSAKKQRELARAIKRARFLALLPYAVK from the coding sequence ATGGCCGCAAAACCATTTTTCCGCCGCCGTAAGGTCTGCCCGTTCTCGGGTGAGAACGCGCCGAAAATCGACTACAAAGACACTCGTCTGCTGCAGCGCTACATCTCTGAGCGTGGCAAGATCGTACCTTCGCGCATCACCGCCGTTTCGGCGAAAAAGCAGCGTGAACTGGCCCGTGCTATCAAGCGCGCCCGCTTCCTCGCCCTGCTGCCCTACGCCGTGAAGTAA
- the rplI gene encoding 50S ribosomal protein L9, which translates to MQVILLERVAKLGQMGDVVDVKPGYARNFLLPQGKALSASDANIASFEAQKAQLEARNLETKKEAEALAEKLDGQQFIVIRSASDAGALYGSVTPRDAAEAATEAGFTVDKKQVVLVNPIKELGLHSVAVKLHPEVEVEIKMNVARSEEEAELQASGKSIQELAAEEEAAAEFEIAELFDDIGSAASEDEELAAEAAPAEEDEAKA; encoded by the coding sequence ATGCAAGTTATCCTTCTGGAACGCGTTGCGAAACTGGGTCAAATGGGCGACGTCGTTGACGTCAAGCCCGGCTACGCCCGCAACTTCCTGCTGCCTCAGGGCAAAGCTCTGAGCGCCTCGGACGCCAACATCGCGTCGTTCGAAGCCCAGAAAGCGCAGCTTGAGGCACGCAACCTGGAAACCAAGAAAGAGGCTGAAGCACTGGCTGAAAAGCTGGACGGACAGCAGTTCATCGTGATTCGCTCGGCATCGGATGCTGGCGCTCTGTACGGCTCGGTCACCCCGCGTGACGCCGCAGAGGCTGCAACCGAAGCCGGTTTCACCGTCGACAAAAAGCAGGTTGTTCTGGTCAATCCGATCAAGGAACTGGGTCTGCACTCGGTTGCAGTCAAGCTGCACCCCGAAGTCGAAGTTGAAATCAAGATGAACGTGGCGCGTTCGGAAGAAGAAGCCGAACTTCAGGCCTCGGGCAAATCGATCCAGGAACTGGCCGCCGAAGAAGAAGCAGCCGCTGAATTCGAGATCGCCGAACTGTTCGACGACATCGGCTCGGCCGCATCCGAGGACGAAGAGCTGGCTGCGGAAGCCGCTCCTGCCGAGGAAGACGAAGCCAAAGCCTGA
- a CDS encoding lytic transglycosylase domain-containing protein, giving the protein MPLFTRRNLMALLLTAPLVACGAGEVSKAETQQFNPPLYPNETPELRASINKWADHYELPRELVHKLAIRESTHRPWAVNRPYYGLLQILPATARSMGYTGNAKGLLDADTNLEFAGKYLRGAWLLSDGNQDRAIFLYAKGFYPEAKARGLLVETGLKPAN; this is encoded by the coding sequence ATGCCCCTGTTCACCCGTCGCAATCTCATGGCACTCTTACTGACAGCCCCGTTGGTTGCCTGCGGTGCAGGAGAAGTATCCAAGGCGGAGACACAACAATTCAATCCTCCGCTCTATCCAAACGAAACGCCGGAACTTCGCGCGTCGATCAACAAATGGGCGGACCACTACGAGCTTCCGCGAGAGCTTGTTCACAAGCTTGCTATTCGTGAAAGCACGCATCGCCCCTGGGCGGTCAACCGACCCTATTATGGGTTGTTGCAAATCCTCCCGGCCACCGCGCGATCCATGGGATACACCGGAAACGCCAAAGGCTTGTTGGACGCGGACACCAACCTTGAGTTCGCCGGGAAATACCTTCGTGGCGCCTGGCTTTTGTCTGATGGCAACCAGGATCGTGCCATATTTCTTTATGCCAAGGGCTTTTACCCCGAGGCCAAAGCGCGCGGATTGTTGGTGGAAACTGGGCTGAAACCCGCCAACTGA